Genomic DNA from Carnobacteriaceae bacterium zg-C25:
TACCGCATAAAGAATTAGCTGCACAAATTGCCCGTCAAGCAACCGTTTTAAATTCTAACGAAAAATTTGCCGTTGTTTTTGCAGCAATGGGAATTACGTTTGAAGAAGCGGAATATTTCATGGAAGACTTTAGAAAAACAGGTGCCATTGAACGTTCTGTCATGTTCATTAACTTGGCAAATGACCCGTCAATTGAACGTATTGCAACACCGAAAATGGCATTGACTGCTGCGGAATATTTAGCATTTGAAAAAGATATGCACGTTTTAGTCATTATGACAGATATGACAAACTATTGTGAAGCGTTGCGTGAAGTATCTGCTGCACGTCGTGAAGTACCAGGTCGTCGTGGGTATCCCGGTTACTTGTATACCAATCTATCAACGCTATATGAACGCGCTGGTCGTCTAGTCGGTAAAAAAGGATCCGTTACACAAATTCCAATTTTAACGATGCCGGAAGATGATATTACGCATCCGATTCCCGACTTAACCGGTTATATTACCGAAGGACAAATTATTTTATCTCAAGAATTGAATAAATCCGGTATCAAACCACCAATTAACGTCTTACCATCATTGTCTCGTTTGAAAGATAAAGGAACAGGTGAAGGTAAAACACGTGTAGACCACGCGCCGACAATGAACCAATTATTTGCTGCGTATGCGCATGGTAAACAAGTTAAAGAATTAGCGGTTGTGTTAGGTGAAGCGGCATTATCTGCAACAGATAAATTATATGTTGAATTTACCAAACGTTTTGAAGAAGAATACATTAATCAAGGATTCTACACAAACCGTACCATTCAACAATCGCTTGATTTAGGTTGGGACTTGTTATCCATTTTACCACGAACAGAATTGAAGCGAATTAAAGATGACATGCTAGATACTTATTTACCAGCGGGAGAGTAGTCTATGGCACGATTAAATGTAAAACCAACGCGTATGGAAATGACCGTTTTAAAAAAGCGGTTAAAAACATCAACGCGTGGACATAAACTACTTAAAGATAAGCAAGATGAATTAATGCGTCGTTTTATCGACTTAATTCGTGAAAACAATACGCTGCGCCGTCGTGTAGAAGAACGTTTAACGTTAGGTATGCAATCATTTGTATTGGCGAAAACACAATTAAATGAAGTGTTTATTGAAGAAGGTTTGACAATTCCCATGGAAAAAGTAGCACTTCAAATTGATGAACAAAACATTATGAGTGTTAACGTACCACAATTGACTTTGCAGACACCAACACAACAATCAAAAATTCCTTACGGCATGTTAAATTCAACGGTCGAAATGGACGATGCCATTGAGTCAATTCAAAGTGTAACGGACGATTTATTAGCTTTGGCGCAAATCGAAAAGACGTGTCAATTGCTTGCTGACGAAATCGAGAAAACACGTCGTCGTGTGAATGCGTTAGAACATTTAATCATTCCGCAATTGAAAGAAACGATTCATTATATTCAAATGAAATTGGAAGAAAATGAGCGAAGTAACATTGTGCGTATGATGAAAGTGAAAGATAAATAACAGAAAACACCAGCTACTGCAGTTGGTGTTTTTCGTTTTATGTGAAATGCTAACGAGTTGTACATTGTTGATGAAAACGGGTGCCACCGTATCTTGGGTCGGCACTTTTTCCTTTTAAATCGGTTTCATTTCATGTATAATACAGTTATATACGGGAGTCTGTGTACAGTCTGAGAGGAAGTGTAAGCTTCGACCATACCTGATCTAGGTAATGCTAGCGTAGGGAAATGAAAATGACAGTATTTTTGCGCGCTTATCGTATAGGTAAGTGCGCTTTTTGTTAGCTGTTGTGTCAAAATTTAGGAGGTGATTTTATGAATTGTAGTATTGCATTACAAATTTTACCACTGACTCACCCAAACCGTATAGTTGTCATTGATGACGTGATTGCATTTTTACAATCACAAGAAAATGTTCGTGTGCAAGTCACACCGTTTGAAACGGTATTGGAAGGTGATTTTGATACCTTGATGACAATGTTAAAAGATGCCATTTCTTTGGCAGGAAAGGAGTGCGACAATATATTTGCCAACGTTAAAATCAATTACGGCAATATATTGAGCATCGACGAAAAACTTGAAAAATTTTCTGAATAAACACATGAGCGTTATGAGTGTGTCTATCCTTATTTTAATTTGGCAAGCCTGTGGTTTTTTAAACGTATTGCCACAATATATATTGCCTACACCGTTAGAAATTATGCAATCGATTTTCCGAGATTACGCGTATTTGTTGTATCATGGACAATTCACATTGTTTGTGGCATTGCTAGGATTGTTGCTTGGTGTCATGATTGCGGTTGTCTTGTCGCTAATTATGGATAGTGTGCCGCTATTTCAAAAAGCCATTTATCCATTTTTAGTCATGACACAAACGATTCCAACCATTGCATTGGCACCCATTTTAGTGTTGTGGCTTGGATATGGTATGTTGCCTAAAATTGTACTCATTGTCATGACGACAACTTTCCCCATTGTGATTAGTATTTTGGACGGTTTTCGCCAAGCAGATAAAGATACGTTAATGCTATTTCAATTGATGCGCGCAACAAAACAACAAACGTTAGTACATTTTAAAATCCCTGCAACATTACCTTATTTTTTTGCAGGACTACGAGTGAGTGTATCTTACGCCTTTATTTCGGCGGTCGTGTCAGAATGGTTAGGTGGATTTGAAGGTTTAGGGGTGTATATGATTCGTGCCAAAAAAAT
This window encodes:
- a CDS encoding V-type ATP synthase subunit B — translated: MIKEYQTVTEVVGPLMAVEQVEGVKFDELVDIQLADGTVRQGQVLEVHYDKALVQLFESGSGINIRDTKVRFKGKPVELAVSSDMIGRVFDGMGNVIDGGPNLIPEKYLDINGQAINPISRDYPDEFIQTGVSAIDHLNTLVRGQKLPVFSGAGLPHKELAAQIARQATVLNSNEKFAVVFAAMGITFEEAEYFMEDFRKTGAIERSVMFINLANDPSIERIATPKMALTAAEYLAFEKDMHVLVIMTDMTNYCEALREVSAARREVPGRRGYPGYLYTNLSTLYERAGRLVGKKGSVTQIPILTMPEDDITHPIPDLTGYITEGQIILSQELNKSGIKPPINVLPSLSRLKDKGTGEGKTRVDHAPTMNQLFAAYAHGKQVKELAVVLGEAALSATDKLYVEFTKRFEEEYINQGFYTNRTIQQSLDLGWDLLSILPRTELKRIKDDMLDTYLPAGE
- a CDS encoding V-type ATP synthase subunit D, producing the protein MARLNVKPTRMEMTVLKKRLKTSTRGHKLLKDKQDELMRRFIDLIRENNTLRRRVEERLTLGMQSFVLAKTQLNEVFIEEGLTIPMEKVALQIDEQNIMSVNVPQLTLQTPTQQSKIPYGMLNSTVEMDDAIESIQSVTDDLLALAQIEKTCQLLADEIEKTRRRVNALEHLIIPQLKETIHYIQMKLEENERSNIVRMMKVKDK
- a CDS encoding thiamine-binding protein, giving the protein MNCSIALQILPLTHPNRIVVIDDVIAFLQSQENVRVQVTPFETVLEGDFDTLMTMLKDAISLAGKECDNIFANVKINYGNILSIDEKLEKFSE
- a CDS encoding ABC transporter permease; the protein is MSVMSVSILILIWQACGFLNVLPQYILPTPLEIMQSIFRDYAYLLYHGQFTLFVALLGLLLGVMIAVVLSLIMDSVPLFQKAIYPFLVMTQTIPTIALAPILVLWLGYGMLPKIVLIVMTTTFPIVISILDGFRQADKDTLMLFQLMRATKQQTLVHFKIPATLPYFFAGLRVSVSYAFISAVVSEWLGGFEGLGVYMIRAKKIFQYDTMFAIIIIVSIISLLSMKAVEQLEKRVITWRR